Proteins encoded together in one Terriglobus saanensis SP1PR4 window:
- a CDS encoding CPBP family intramembrane glutamic endopeptidase, with the protein MTDSASRTGKPDTRFSSALQFVLGAAWMLVAFNVAPGVAQRFPVSYAPLVQEAVVLLLLLVGFGMLASRFRGGTPASQTMGLVRRKTAKQEWALGLALGWGMVAMLVLPMMLADRLHPVFDWSPAAWNSLVMSVLVLAVAALAEEIGFRGYPFQRLIEAIGEAWATVAMALIFGLVHLQNPHATLASTLGTVLAGILFAVAYLRTRALWLSWGLHLGWNASMAVLFGLPVSGVTEFSSVVQTGPDLPIWLTGGIYGPEGSLLASVVILIGMAVLVRTTRDYAWEYNYQPIVGAGYAMDVAPPAEHSKMEAAAAARPAPLVQILSSTPQGFTKTDDIPK; encoded by the coding sequence ATGACGGACTCCGCATCTCGAACGGGAAAACCGGATACCAGATTTTCGTCGGCCTTACAGTTTGTCCTTGGCGCTGCATGGATGCTGGTGGCCTTCAACGTCGCCCCCGGCGTGGCCCAGAGATTTCCTGTCTCCTACGCCCCTCTGGTGCAGGAGGCGGTGGTTCTGCTTCTGCTCCTGGTGGGGTTTGGAATGTTGGCGAGCCGCTTTCGGGGCGGAACGCCTGCATCTCAGACGATGGGATTAGTTCGTCGCAAGACAGCGAAGCAGGAGTGGGCACTAGGTTTGGCGCTGGGCTGGGGTATGGTCGCGATGCTTGTCTTGCCGATGATGCTGGCTGACCGGCTGCACCCTGTCTTTGACTGGAGTCCAGCGGCCTGGAATTCGCTGGTCATGAGCGTTCTGGTGCTTGCCGTGGCCGCTCTGGCGGAAGAGATTGGGTTTCGTGGCTATCCTTTCCAGCGCTTGATTGAGGCAATCGGAGAAGCCTGGGCCACCGTGGCGATGGCACTCATCTTCGGTCTTGTCCATCTGCAGAATCCGCATGCGACGCTCGCATCTACACTCGGAACGGTTCTGGCGGGGATTCTGTTTGCAGTGGCCTACCTGCGGACGAGGGCACTTTGGCTCTCATGGGGGCTTCACCTGGGATGGAATGCCAGCATGGCCGTGCTCTTCGGTCTTCCGGTAAGTGGTGTGACCGAATTTAGCTCCGTAGTACAGACCGGACCAGATCTTCCGATCTGGCTGACCGGTGGTATTTATGGGCCAGAGGGTTCCTTACTGGCTTCGGTGGTGATCCTGATTGGGATGGCTGTCCTGGTACGAACGACGCGCGATTATGCGTGGGAGTACAACTACCAGCCAATCGTCGGGGCCGGATACGCGATGGACGTTGCGCCGCCTGCGGAACATAGCAAGATGGAGGCGGCCGCCGCAGCTCGGCCCGCGCCGTTAGTCCAGATTTTGTCATCCACTCCACAAGGTTTTACCAAGACGGACGATATCCCAAAATAG
- the thiS gene encoding sulfur carrier protein ThiS: MSSLNLILNGQQRSFAALAPESSLTSLVTELGLKVDRVAIERNGEIVPRSEWDVVFLQNGDRLEMVHFVGGGSL; encoded by the coding sequence GTGAGCAGCCTGAATCTAATCCTTAATGGACAGCAGCGAAGTTTTGCCGCGCTTGCTCCCGAATCATCCTTGACCAGCCTTGTAACCGAACTAGGACTGAAAGTCGATCGGGTGGCGATTGAGCGTAACGGCGAGATCGTGCCGCGCAGTGAATGGGACGTGGTCTTTCTCCAGAACGGCGACCGCTTGGAGATGGTTCACTTTGTTGGTGGCGGCAGTTTGTAG
- a CDS encoding septal ring lytic transglycosylase RlpA family protein, protein MQRFFTPAGKRYVTVVLALAGVGAVGASVRAVHVHALTPTSQSTKTIARITPVPVVLKPVAEVKVGPAEVGKASWYGEELQGHLTANGERFDMNTLTCAHRTLPLGSLLRVTNLRNHRAVLVRVNDRGPVPEDRLLDLSRAAAQRIGLGGLARVRIERVFFRNHQEARDLVAQQTLIAKNNPAAAFPFLKK, encoded by the coding sequence ATGCAACGATTCTTTACACCTGCGGGCAAACGCTACGTTACGGTCGTGTTGGCACTCGCAGGAGTCGGGGCTGTTGGAGCAAGTGTGAGGGCGGTTCATGTCCATGCACTCACTCCCACGTCACAGTCCACTAAAACGATCGCGCGTATTACGCCTGTTCCTGTCGTGCTCAAGCCGGTGGCAGAAGTAAAAGTGGGACCTGCAGAAGTCGGAAAGGCTTCCTGGTACGGCGAGGAGCTTCAAGGGCATCTCACCGCGAACGGCGAGCGCTTCGATATGAACACTCTCACCTGCGCACACCGCACGCTTCCCCTGGGTAGCCTGCTACGCGTGACCAACCTTCGCAATCACAGAGCAGTTCTGGTTCGTGTCAACGACCGCGGTCCCGTTCCTGAGGATCGTCTTCTGGATCTATCCCGCGCGGCAGCACAGCGTATCGGACTCGGTGGCCTAGCCCGCGTCCGCATCGAGCGCGTCTTCTTCAGAAACCATCAGGAAGCTCGTGACTTGGTCGCGCAGCAGACCCTCATCGCAAAGAACAATCCTGCGGCGGCTTTTCCGTTCCTCAAGAAGTAG
- a CDS encoding acetyl-CoA carboxylase carboxyltransferase subunit alpha produces MAEIQEPKQAQQPVVVPEAWRKTELARHPQRPYPMDVIEALFTDFSEIHGDRAFADDPAMACGMADFHGQQVMVICNLKGRTTKERMLRKFGSPDPEGYRKALRAMKIAEKFGRPIFTFLDLVGANPGLGAEERGQGEAIARNLLEMSRLRVPTIATITGEGGSGGALALAVADRVLILENAIYSVISPEGCASIMWKDSNKRQEAAAALKYTAQDAKTLGCVDDIIPEPEGGTQADPACAMQMINDKLQWHLDELKSLSMDEMLERRFQKFRNMAQFYTT; encoded by the coding sequence ATGGCAGAGATACAAGAACCCAAACAGGCGCAGCAGCCAGTGGTCGTACCTGAGGCCTGGCGGAAGACGGAGCTAGCGCGGCACCCGCAGCGCCCTTACCCCATGGATGTGATCGAAGCTCTCTTTACGGACTTCAGTGAGATTCATGGCGACCGTGCCTTTGCGGATGATCCTGCAATGGCGTGCGGCATGGCGGACTTTCACGGACAGCAGGTGATGGTGATCTGCAACCTGAAGGGCCGGACGACCAAAGAGCGTATGCTTCGAAAATTTGGAAGCCCTGACCCGGAAGGCTATCGCAAAGCACTTCGGGCGATGAAGATCGCCGAAAAGTTTGGCCGACCTATCTTCACTTTCCTCGATCTCGTCGGTGCCAATCCCGGTCTAGGAGCGGAAGAACGCGGACAGGGCGAGGCGATTGCCCGCAATCTTCTGGAGATGAGCCGCTTGCGCGTTCCGACCATCGCGACCATCACAGGCGAAGGTGGAAGCGGAGGCGCCTTGGCGTTGGCTGTTGCGGACCGAGTCTTGATTCTCGAAAACGCGATCTATTCCGTAATTTCACCTGAGGGTTGCGCTTCGATCATGTGGAAGGATTCGAACAAACGGCAAGAGGCTGCGGCCGCTTTGAAGTACACGGCTCAAGATGCGAAGACCTTGGGCTGCGTGGATGACATCATCCCTGAACCTGAGGGTGGAACTCAGGCCGATCCCGCGTGTGCCATGCAGATGATTAATGACAAGCTGCAGTGGCATCTGGATGAGCTGAAGTCGTTGTCGATGGACGAGATGCTGGAGCGCCGTTTCCAGAAGTTCCGCAACATGGCGCAGTTCTATACAACGTAA
- the dnaE gene encoding DNA polymerase III subunit alpha, whose amino-acid sequence MAAEFTHLHLHTDYSLLDGACDVDKLAAHLKKTGQTAAAMTDHGNIYGAVHFFDAMEKKGVKPILGCELYLSKTADHREMADGYNHFLVLAENEEGYKNLVRLTSEASLNGFYRKPRVSKEFLSKHTEGLIGFSGCLAGEVNQHLMGDRYEEAKKSAGMFSEMFGKNNFFLEIQDHGLEPDKKVCDALFKMEKELGIPLIATNDSHYVEADDSRAHEILLCVQTAGSMNDPNRFRFDTQEFYIKTAEEMHRTFAHAPEVCTRTMQFIDRCNLKMQKVKDPFPAFPVPEGMTLESYFEEICRKGLKKRLETSVAHLRERGLLRKTISEYEERLNTELACIKQMKFPGYFMIVWDFIRYAREQNIPVGPGRGSAAGSLVAYVMEITDIDPLQHELLFERFLNPERVSMPDIDIDFCMNRREEVIEYVKRKYGNDQVAQIITFNTMAAKAAIKDVGRALDMPYGEVDRIAKMIPATIGISIEQAMKDSTALGQAYDSDPRIKELIDAAQRLEGLVRGAGVHAAGVVIAPQPLTELVPVTRAKGEGIVTAYDMKAIDKMGLLKMDFLGLTTLTVIDDCLKLIKLNRGVEVDMATIPLDDAVTFEKVFHRALTSGVFQFESGGMRDVLRRYKPTSIEDLTALNALYRPGPIQGGMIDDFIERKWGRRAVEYILPDLEGLLRETLGVIVYQEQVMQISSVIAGYSLGGADLLRRAMGKKNAEEMAKQRDLFMSGAAAKKHPKDKAGQLFDLMEQFAGYGFNKSHSAAYALLAYHTAYLKTHYPVEFMAALLTSETSKPENVVKYISECRELGITVQPPDVQISDANFTPAGDVIRFGLTAIKNVGGNAIECIIKARRELQAEGKTGFTSLWDFCEKVELKLLNKRVFESLIKAGAMDSFGPRARVFVAVDGAMERAQKSQRDAAAGQHGLFGIFDSGPTDVSPQDDLPQVAEWDEHTRLQNEKEVLGFFVSGHPMDKYREKLRNMKVIAASVACEMKPEPQIFRRGGQQEPQNEIQIAGVITGLKVAKSKRSGEMYAQACLEDTTGKIDLIAFPRDYEKLAEKLKIDVPVLVKGQLRGDEDAAPKLSISNITALEDVKIKTPDALRIRVPLHHPDAALLEKLLEICLSTPGDGKVLLDLEEPGEFCAVLEPSGMKVCADRLFIDRVEDLVGAGGVKIID is encoded by the coding sequence ATGGCTGCTGAATTTACCCACCTCCATCTTCATACCGATTACTCTCTGCTCGACGGCGCTTGCGATGTAGATAAACTCGCGGCGCACCTAAAGAAGACGGGCCAAACCGCTGCGGCGATGACCGATCACGGCAACATTTACGGTGCTGTGCACTTCTTCGATGCGATGGAAAAGAAGGGGGTAAAGCCCATTCTCGGCTGTGAACTTTACCTTTCCAAGACGGCGGATCACCGCGAGATGGCGGATGGGTACAACCACTTTCTGGTGCTGGCCGAGAACGAGGAGGGCTATAAGAACCTTGTTCGCCTGACCAGCGAAGCTTCTCTGAATGGCTTCTACCGCAAACCGCGTGTGAGCAAGGAGTTCCTGTCGAAGCACACTGAGGGGCTGATTGGCTTTTCTGGCTGCCTGGCCGGTGAAGTGAATCAGCATCTGATGGGCGACCGATACGAAGAGGCGAAGAAGTCGGCGGGAATGTTCTCCGAGATGTTCGGGAAGAACAACTTCTTCCTGGAGATCCAGGATCACGGCCTGGAGCCGGACAAGAAGGTCTGCGATGCCCTCTTCAAAATGGAGAAGGAACTCGGCATCCCGCTCATTGCGACCAACGACTCGCACTATGTCGAGGCCGACGATTCCCGCGCCCACGAGATTCTGCTGTGCGTGCAGACGGCTGGATCGATGAACGATCCCAACCGCTTCCGCTTTGACACGCAGGAGTTCTACATCAAGACGGCGGAGGAGATGCACCGCACCTTTGCGCACGCTCCAGAGGTCTGCACGCGGACGATGCAGTTTATCGATCGCTGCAACCTGAAGATGCAGAAGGTGAAGGATCCGTTCCCGGCGTTCCCGGTGCCAGAGGGGATGACGCTTGAGAGCTACTTCGAGGAGATCTGCCGCAAAGGTCTAAAGAAGCGCCTCGAAACCTCCGTTGCCCATCTGCGGGAGCGCGGGCTTCTACGCAAGACGATCAGCGAGTATGAAGAGCGGCTGAACACTGAGCTTGCCTGCATCAAGCAGATGAAGTTCCCGGGCTACTTCATGATTGTGTGGGACTTCATTCGCTACGCTCGCGAGCAAAATATCCCAGTTGGTCCCGGTCGTGGATCTGCGGCGGGCTCGCTCGTTGCCTACGTGATGGAGATTACGGACATCGATCCTCTGCAGCATGAGTTGCTCTTCGAGCGCTTCCTGAATCCTGAGCGCGTGAGCATGCCCGATATCGATATCGATTTCTGCATGAACCGCCGCGAAGAGGTCATCGAGTACGTCAAGCGCAAGTACGGCAACGACCAGGTCGCCCAGATCATCACGTTCAACACCATGGCTGCGAAGGCGGCGATCAAGGACGTTGGACGCGCATTAGATATGCCGTATGGTGAAGTCGATCGCATCGCGAAGATGATTCCCGCGACCATCGGCATCTCGATCGAACAGGCGATGAAGGACTCAACCGCGCTAGGGCAGGCTTATGACTCCGATCCTCGAATCAAGGAACTGATTGACGCGGCGCAGAGGCTTGAAGGTCTCGTTCGCGGAGCGGGCGTACACGCCGCCGGTGTCGTGATTGCGCCGCAGCCTCTAACGGAGCTCGTTCCGGTGACGCGTGCCAAGGGCGAAGGCATCGTTACTGCGTATGACATGAAGGCCATCGACAAGATGGGCCTTCTAAAGATGGACTTCCTGGGCCTGACGACGCTGACCGTCATCGACGATTGCCTCAAACTGATCAAGCTCAATCGCGGCGTGGAAGTTGATATGGCCACGATTCCGCTGGACGATGCTGTCACCTTTGAGAAGGTCTTTCATCGGGCGCTGACTTCCGGTGTCTTCCAGTTTGAATCCGGCGGTATGCGCGACGTGCTGCGTCGCTACAAGCCCACCAGTATTGAAGACCTTACCGCTTTGAATGCGCTCTATCGGCCTGGCCCAATCCAGGGCGGCATGATCGATGATTTTATCGAACGCAAGTGGGGAAGGCGCGCTGTTGAATACATTCTGCCGGATCTCGAAGGCCTGCTCCGTGAAACGCTCGGCGTTATCGTGTATCAGGAACAGGTCATGCAGATCTCCAGTGTGATCGCGGGCTATTCACTCGGCGGGGCCGATCTTCTGCGCCGTGCGATGGGTAAAAAGAACGCCGAAGAGATGGCGAAGCAGCGCGATTTGTTCATGTCGGGCGCGGCCGCAAAGAAGCATCCCAAGGACAAGGCCGGGCAACTCTTCGATCTGATGGAGCAGTTCGCAGGGTACGGTTTCAATAAATCGCATTCCGCTGCATACGCCTTGCTGGCCTATCATACGGCCTACCTGAAGACGCACTATCCCGTGGAGTTCATGGCGGCGCTGCTGACGAGTGAAACCTCGAAGCCGGAAAACGTGGTGAAGTACATCAGCGAGTGCCGCGAGCTTGGCATTACGGTACAGCCACCCGACGTGCAGATCTCCGACGCCAACTTTACGCCTGCGGGGGACGTGATCCGCTTCGGCCTGACCGCGATCAAGAACGTCGGCGGAAACGCGATCGAGTGCATCATCAAGGCTCGCCGGGAACTGCAGGCGGAAGGGAAGACCGGGTTCACCTCGCTCTGGGACTTCTGTGAAAAGGTAGAGCTCAAACTTCTCAACAAGCGCGTCTTCGAATCTCTGATCAAGGCCGGAGCTATGGATTCGTTCGGGCCTCGCGCGCGTGTCTTTGTCGCCGTCGACGGAGCCATGGAGCGAGCGCAGAAATCGCAGCGGGATGCTGCGGCAGGACAGCATGGCCTCTTTGGCATCTTCGACTCCGGGCCAACGGACGTCTCTCCTCAGGACGATCTCCCGCAAGTGGCCGAGTGGGATGAACATACGCGCCTGCAGAACGAGAAAGAAGTACTTGGCTTCTTCGTCTCCGGACATCCGATGGATAAGTACCGCGAAAAGCTGCGGAATATGAAGGTGATCGCGGCGTCGGTGGCGTGTGAAATGAAGCCGGAGCCACAGATCTTCCGTCGCGGCGGACAGCAGGAACCGCAGAACGAGATCCAGATTGCCGGTGTCATTACTGGCCTGAAGGTAGCGAAGTCCAAGCGCTCCGGCGAGATGTACGCACAGGCATGCCTGGAAGACACGACAGGGAAGATCGATCTCATCGCATTTCCCCGTGATTACGAAAAGCTTGCCGAGAAGCTGAAGATCGACGTTCCTGTACTGGTGAAGGGTCAACTTCGTGGGGACGAAGACGCCGCTCCTAAGCTTTCCATCTCCAACATTACGGCGCTTGAGGATGTGAAGATCAAGACGCCGGACGCGCTCCGGATTCGCGTTCCTCTCCATCATCCGGACGCAGCCCTGCTGGAAAAGCTTCTGGAAATCTGCCTCTCCACGCCAGGTGATGGGAAGGTCCTTCTGGATCTGGAAGAGCCGGGCGAGTTCTGCGCTGTGTTGGAGCCAAGCGGAATGAAGGTCTGCGCCGATCGTCTGTTTATCGATCGGGTAGAGGATCTGGTGGGTGCCGGAGGGGTGAAGATCATCGACTAA
- the pyrF gene encoding orotidine-5'-phosphate decarboxylase translates to MTSTENLLPNPAAGEPTRPRLSAEEAAKQRLIVALDFPSGTEALAMAARLQGSCTWMKVGLELYLAAGQKIVDDLKHLGFDIFLDLKLHDIPNTVAGAVRSVASSGASLLTLHASGGPAMLSAAAEAASTIQDAPRLLAVTVLTSMNEQELLATGISASPGDRVLQLGAMAMKAGVAGLVCSPLETASLRGALGTSPLLVVPGIRSATDAKGDQSRTASPAEAIASGASMLVVGRPITTAADPAEAAAQILQKIRP, encoded by the coding sequence ATGACCTCGACCGAGAATCTACTCCCAAATCCAGCGGCCGGTGAACCCACCCGGCCGCGCCTCTCAGCCGAAGAAGCTGCGAAGCAACGTCTCATCGTTGCACTGGATTTCCCCAGCGGCACAGAGGCATTGGCGATGGCCGCGCGTCTGCAAGGCTCCTGCACGTGGATGAAAGTCGGCCTGGAGCTCTATCTCGCTGCCGGCCAGAAGATCGTGGACGACCTCAAACACCTCGGTTTCGACATCTTTCTTGACCTGAAGCTCCATGACATTCCCAATACCGTCGCAGGCGCAGTCCGTTCAGTTGCCTCAAGCGGAGCTTCCCTCCTCACGCTGCACGCCTCTGGAGGTCCTGCTATGCTCTCCGCAGCCGCTGAGGCCGCCTCAACAATCCAGGACGCACCCCGTCTGCTCGCCGTGACGGTCCTCACCAGCATGAACGAGCAGGAACTGCTGGCCACAGGAATCTCCGCCTCACCTGGCGACCGCGTGCTCCAGCTTGGAGCCATGGCGATGAAGGCTGGAGTCGCAGGGTTGGTTTGCTCTCCTTTGGAGACGGCTTCCCTTCGCGGCGCGCTTGGCACATCGCCGCTCCTCGTTGTTCCAGGCATCCGGTCCGCAACGGACGCCAAGGGAGATCAGAGCCGGACAGCATCCCCAGCAGAAGCCATCGCCTCTGGGGCCTCCATGCTGGTCGTGGGCCGCCCCATTACGACCGCAGCCGATCCCGCCGAAGCTGCCGCCCAGATTCTGCAAAAGATTCGACCATGA
- the thiD gene encoding bifunctional hydroxymethylpyrimidine kinase/phosphomethylpyrimidine kinase: MKQRNDKEGESRVLLSIAGHDPGSGAGVTADLATFAAHGFFGTSCISALTVQSTIGVQRVQAMDASFLREALLCLQDDLPPAGVKIGMLGNSEIVGIVAEYLRQLDPEIPVVVDPVLRSSSGAGLLHSDAMARLRTELLPRASWITPNMAEFAVLLGREIRGKTEIEDAAKDLGTEFGLRGMVVTNGEGLPPEDFVWQTSGAQSWLPGEHIATRATHGTGCAFSSALLCGLVAGLDGTAAAKAAKIYVAEAMRRAVPRGAGRGPMHLLWRLEP; the protein is encoded by the coding sequence GTGAAGCAGAGGAACGACAAAGAGGGCGAAAGCCGGGTGCTCCTGTCCATCGCTGGGCATGATCCGGGGTCTGGCGCAGGCGTTACCGCCGACCTAGCGACCTTTGCAGCGCACGGATTTTTTGGAACGAGCTGCATCAGCGCGCTGACAGTTCAATCGACAATCGGTGTTCAGCGAGTACAGGCCATGGACGCCAGCTTTCTGCGTGAGGCTTTGCTTTGTCTGCAAGACGATCTGCCTCCGGCGGGAGTCAAGATCGGCATGCTGGGCAATAGCGAGATCGTCGGGATCGTAGCGGAGTACCTGCGGCAATTGGATCCGGAGATTCCGGTGGTCGTCGATCCGGTTCTGCGCTCCAGCTCGGGTGCCGGCCTTTTGCACTCCGATGCCATGGCTCGTCTGCGTACCGAATTGCTTCCTCGCGCAAGCTGGATCACTCCTAATATGGCCGAGTTCGCCGTCCTGCTCGGACGGGAGATTCGTGGCAAGACCGAGATTGAAGATGCTGCGAAAGATCTGGGCACGGAGTTTGGGCTACGCGGGATGGTGGTCACGAATGGCGAAGGTCTGCCTCCCGAGGATTTCGTCTGGCAGACTTCTGGCGCGCAAAGCTGGCTGCCGGGGGAGCATATTGCAACGCGTGCGACCCATGGAACTGGCTGTGCGTTCTCCAGCGCTTTGCTTTGCGGTCTTGTTGCGGGGTTGGATGGTACTGCGGCGGCTAAGGCGGCGAAGATCTACGTCGCGGAAGCGATGCGTCGTGCCGTACCACGCGGGGCTGGCAGGGGACCCATGCATCTCCTTTGGCGGCTCGAACCCTAG